A genomic region of Aureimonas populi contains the following coding sequences:
- a CDS encoding mandelate racemase/muconate lactonizing enzyme family protein: MKITKIEAFQVTMGNGDGWMPKSAFVRIETEDGAFGMGEASPMLGGYASLVVVARDLAPALIGKDVLDHAILVDRLFHKCVKLGPEGVATAALAAVDIALWDLKGKLFGQPVYKLLGGAWTTSLPCYSSVGGNAARSVDEVVREVEARVAKERPAAVKIRWDGDRTRQDVDIAGDIAKAKAVRKLLGDGFPIGFDANNGYSVGGAMRVGRALEDLGYDWFEEPVQHYNVRAMGEVAQRLDITVSAGEQTYTLQAVRDLIEAGVRMVQPDIVKMGGITGMMRCAALAHAAGVELVPHQTQPVVGHLANLHVLSTLMHLSKPVELADMWERGSPVFVNPAEPKDGRFHLPSAPGLGVEIHQEEFDRRAVLVAQ; encoded by the coding sequence TTGAAAATCACCAAGATCGAGGCATTTCAGGTGACGATGGGCAATGGCGACGGCTGGATGCCGAAGAGCGCCTTTGTCCGCATCGAGACGGAGGACGGCGCGTTCGGCATGGGGGAGGCCTCGCCCATGCTGGGAGGCTACGCCTCGCTGGTCGTGGTGGCGCGAGATCTCGCGCCGGCGCTGATCGGCAAGGACGTTCTCGACCATGCCATCCTCGTGGACCGGCTGTTCCACAAATGCGTGAAGCTGGGGCCGGAGGGCGTGGCCACCGCCGCGCTGGCGGCCGTCGACATCGCCCTGTGGGACCTGAAGGGCAAGCTCTTCGGCCAGCCTGTCTACAAGCTCCTGGGCGGCGCCTGGACGACCAGCCTTCCCTGCTACTCCTCGGTCGGCGGCAATGCCGCGCGCAGCGTGGACGAGGTGGTGAGGGAGGTCGAGGCGCGCGTGGCGAAGGAGAGACCGGCGGCCGTCAAGATTCGCTGGGACGGCGACCGGACGCGGCAGGATGTCGATATCGCCGGGGACATCGCCAAGGCGAAGGCGGTCCGCAAGCTCCTGGGCGACGGCTTCCCGATCGGCTTCGACGCCAATAACGGCTATTCCGTGGGCGGCGCGATGCGCGTCGGCCGCGCGCTGGAGGACCTTGGATACGACTGGTTCGAGGAGCCGGTGCAGCACTACAACGTGCGGGCCATGGGGGAGGTGGCCCAGCGTCTCGACATCACCGTGTCCGCCGGAGAGCAGACCTATACGCTGCAGGCGGTGCGGGACCTGATCGAGGCGGGCGTGCGCATGGTGCAGCCCGACATCGTCAAGATGGGCGGCATCACGGGCATGATGCGCTGCGCCGCGCTGGCCCATGCGGCGGGTGTCGAGCTCGTGCCGCACCAGACGCAGCCGGTGGTGGGGCATCTGGCCAACCTGCACGTCCTGTCCACCTTGATGCATCTTTCCAAGCCCGTCGAGCTGGCGGACATGTGGGAGCGGGGCTCGCCCGTCTTCGTCAATCCGGCCGAGCCGAAGGACGGGCGGTTCCACCTGCCGTCCGCTCCCGGCCTCGGCGTCGAGATTCATCAGGAGGAGTTCGATCGACGAGCCGTGCTCGTCGCGCAATGA
- a CDS encoding Ldh family oxidoreductase, with translation MALDEARAVGLRALAKAGVPDDHARTQIELLLDAELRGVPSHGLLRLGRIIERIGNGVADPAARGAHSWRAEGFLAVDGQRGLGPVVANAALDAIAERARRTGIALAAISNSNHIGMLGWYVERMADEGFTAIALSTSEALVHPWGARRAMIGTNPIAIAVPTGEGEPFMMDTATGIVSMGEIHDHANRGAPIPSGWALDAEGNPTTDAAAAKDGAIAPFGGAKGYALGLALELMVTSLAGAAVGRDVVGTLDSDRACNKGDVFIVMDGPRHDLSRYLAELRALEPAEGFERVLIPGERGRECRRRRLVEGIPVAEAVWNRMQALAGVEHVAG, from the coding sequence ATCGCTCTCGATGAGGCCCGTGCGGTGGGCTTGCGGGCGCTGGCGAAGGCAGGGGTGCCGGACGACCACGCGCGAACGCAGATCGAGCTTCTCCTCGACGCGGAGCTGCGCGGCGTGCCCTCGCACGGGCTGCTGCGGCTCGGCCGGATCATCGAGCGGATCGGGAACGGCGTTGCCGATCCCGCCGCGCGCGGGGCGCATTCCTGGCGCGCCGAAGGGTTCCTGGCGGTGGACGGGCAACGCGGGCTCGGCCCCGTCGTGGCCAATGCGGCGCTCGATGCCATCGCGGAGCGTGCGCGCCGCACGGGCATCGCGCTGGCGGCCATCTCCAATTCGAACCATATCGGTATGCTCGGCTGGTATGTGGAGCGCATGGCGGACGAAGGCTTCACCGCCATCGCCCTGTCCACCAGCGAGGCGCTCGTGCATCCCTGGGGCGCGCGCCGCGCCATGATCGGCACGAACCCCATCGCGATCGCCGTGCCGACGGGCGAAGGCGAGCCCTTCATGATGGATACGGCGACCGGGATCGTGTCGATGGGCGAGATCCACGACCATGCGAACCGGGGGGCGCCCATCCCGTCCGGCTGGGCGCTGGATGCGGAAGGCAATCCGACCACGGACGCCGCGGCCGCCAAGGACGGCGCCATCGCGCCCTTCGGCGGGGCGAAGGGATATGCGCTCGGCCTGGCGCTGGAGCTCATGGTGACGAGCCTTGCGGGCGCGGCGGTCGGCCGCGATGTCGTCGGCACGCTGGATTCGGACCGTGCCTGCAACAAGGGCGACGTCTTCATCGTCATGGACGGCCCGCGCCACGACCTCAGCCGCTATCTCGCGGAGCTTCGGGCGCTCGAACCCGCCGAGGGATTCGAGCGCGTGCTGATCCCTGGAGAGCGGGGCCGTGAATGCAGACGCCGCAGGCTCGTGGAGGGAATTCCCGTCGCGGAGGCGGTGTGGAACCGGATGCAGGCTTTGGCAGGAGTGGAACATGTCGCCGGATGA
- a CDS encoding ABC transporter permease, which produces MSRTLYVRLLDAVPTVLLVLTLVFVALRLLPGDPAMVALGDYATPEQLALFRAQMGLDIPIWQQYFVFLKDMLTLDFGQSLISGQQVTTLIWRNLPFTLELTLAAVLIGILIGIPFGVWAAVKRNRLPDSGMRTFSLLGYAIPDFYLGALLLIAFALNLQWFPINGGGEGFVDRLHHLVLPAVTLATIKIAFLGRLTRTSILEVLSKDYVRTARAKGAGERRVIYRHALRNALLPVTTGIGLSILSTLSGSVAVELVFNRPGLGSMLVTAIAERDYPVIQAGVVIFALSVVVVNLLVDLAYAFIDPRLRGN; this is translated from the coding sequence ATGTCGAGAACCCTCTATGTCAGGCTCCTCGACGCCGTTCCGACGGTGCTCCTGGTCCTGACCCTCGTCTTCGTGGCGCTCCGGCTCCTGCCGGGCGACCCCGCCATGGTCGCGCTGGGCGACTACGCCACGCCGGAGCAACTCGCGCTGTTCCGGGCCCAGATGGGGCTCGATATCCCCATCTGGCAGCAGTACTTCGTATTCCTGAAGGACATGCTGACGCTGGATTTCGGCCAGTCGCTCATCTCGGGCCAGCAGGTCACGACGCTGATCTGGCGCAACCTGCCCTTCACGCTGGAGCTGACGCTCGCCGCCGTGCTGATCGGCATCCTCATCGGCATCCCCTTCGGCGTCTGGGCCGCCGTGAAGCGCAATCGCCTGCCGGACTCGGGGATGCGCACCTTCTCGCTGCTCGGATACGCCATACCCGACTTCTATCTCGGCGCTCTCCTGCTGATCGCCTTCGCGCTCAACCTGCAATGGTTCCCGATCAATGGCGGGGGCGAGGGGTTCGTCGACCGGCTCCATCACCTGGTGCTGCCGGCGGTGACGCTGGCGACGATCAAGATCGCCTTCCTGGGGCGCCTCACGCGCACCTCGATCCTGGAGGTCCTGTCGAAGGACTATGTGCGGACCGCGCGCGCCAAGGGGGCGGGGGAGCGGCGGGTGATCTACCGCCATGCCCTGCGCAACGCCCTGTTGCCCGTCACCACCGGCATCGGCCTCAGCATCCTGTCCACGCTGTCGGGCTCGGTGGCGGTGGAGCTGGTCTTCAACCGGCCGGGCCTGGGCAGCATGCTCGTCACCGCCATCGCCGAGCGCGACTACCCGGTGATCCAGGCCGGCGTCGTCATCTTCGCCCTCAGCGTCGTCGTGGTGAACCTCCTCGTCGATCTCGCCTACGCCTTCATCGACCCACGCCTGAGGGGGAACTGA
- a CDS encoding ABC transporter permease has translation MTVSDANTAIVAARPPSSVLRRIAFAKPTTTVALVVIALYLAMALFAPFIAPYDPLAQSYFAISAYPSAEHWLGTDQFGRDVLSRLIYGARNSLTLGLIAPVLAAVIGTALGVSAGYFGGLIDRIVTRLIDLLLSFPELLLAIIIAAALGGGFWNVVIVLTIAFVPGFARVSRAATLSVKEEPYVEAAVSIGVRTPVIILRHVVPNISASVVLLLTLWIASAIRLEAALSFLGIGTRPPSPSWGNIIRDGLGNVFGTPWPIIGAGCAITIIVLAFNILGDTVRDVLDPEAAE, from the coding sequence ATGACCGTTTCCGACGCCAACACCGCCATCGTCGCGGCGCGACCGCCCTCCAGCGTCCTCCGGCGGATCGCCTTCGCCAAGCCGACCACCACGGTCGCGCTCGTCGTCATCGCCCTCTATCTGGCGATGGCCCTCTTCGCGCCCTTCATCGCTCCCTATGATCCGCTGGCGCAGAGCTACTTCGCGATCAGCGCCTATCCCTCGGCCGAGCACTGGCTGGGCACCGACCAGTTCGGCCGCGACGTGCTCTCGCGCCTGATCTACGGCGCGCGCAACTCGCTGACGCTCGGGCTGATCGCGCCCGTCCTGGCGGCCGTCATCGGAACGGCGCTCGGGGTCTCGGCCGGCTATTTCGGCGGGCTGATCGACCGCATCGTCACGCGGCTGATCGACCTTCTCCTGTCCTTTCCCGAGCTGCTTCTGGCGATCATCATCGCGGCGGCGCTGGGCGGAGGCTTCTGGAACGTCGTCATCGTGCTGACGATCGCCTTCGTCCCCGGTTTCGCGCGCGTTTCCCGGGCCGCGACCCTCTCGGTGAAGGAAGAGCCCTATGTCGAGGCGGCCGTGTCGATCGGGGTGCGCACGCCCGTGATCATCCTTCGGCACGTGGTGCCGAACATCTCCGCCTCGGTGGTGCTTCTCCTGACCTTGTGGATCGCCTCCGCGATCCGCCTGGAGGCCGCGCTCAGCTTCCTGGGCATCGGCACCCGGCCGCCGAGCCCGAGCTGGGGCAACATCATCCGGGACGGGCTGGGCAACGTGTTCGGGACGCCCTGGCCGATCATCGGGGCGGGCTGCGCGATCACCATCATCGTGCTGGCCTTCAACATCCTGGGCGACACCGTTCGCGACGTTCTCGATCCGGAAGCGGCTGAATAG
- a CDS encoding fumarylacetoacetate hydrolase family protein, whose product MKLLRYGPPGRERPGMMDDAGEIRDLSPHMRDLDGDALGPESLAALGRIDPATLARVEGAVRLGACVARPGKFVCLGLNYADNARALGLPRPQEPAIAMKPLSAVCGAGDDIELPRGSAATDWEVELGAVVGRRAQYLEAGEGLAHLAGYCLVNDLSERHFQAARGGDSSKGRGHDSFGPVGPYLVMRDEIPDPQDLRLWLEIDGERVQSGWTGDMFFGVDEIVVHLSQFMTLLPGDIIATGTPAGIGAGMKPPRFLREGQMVRLGGTGLGEQAHRVTAPFGT is encoded by the coding sequence ATGAAGCTCCTCCGGTACGGACCGCCGGGCCGGGAGCGGCCCGGCATGATGGACGACGCGGGAGAGATCCGGGACCTCTCGCCCCACATGCGCGACCTCGACGGCGATGCGCTGGGGCCGGAGAGCCTCGCGGCGCTCGGCCGGATCGATCCGGCCACGCTGGCGCGGGTCGAGGGCGCCGTGCGCCTCGGCGCCTGCGTGGCCCGGCCCGGAAAATTCGTCTGCCTCGGGCTGAACTATGCCGACAACGCGCGCGCCCTCGGCCTGCCGAGGCCGCAGGAGCCGGCCATCGCCATGAAGCCGCTTTCGGCCGTGTGCGGCGCCGGGGACGATATCGAGCTGCCGCGAGGCTCGGCGGCCACGGACTGGGAGGTCGAGCTCGGGGCGGTGGTGGGGCGCCGGGCGCAATATCTGGAAGCCGGGGAGGGGCTTGCCCACCTCGCCGGCTACTGCCTCGTCAACGACCTGTCCGAACGCCACTTCCAGGCGGCGCGGGGCGGGGATTCGAGCAAGGGGCGGGGCCATGACAGCTTCGGCCCCGTCGGTCCCTATCTGGTGATGCGCGACGAGATACCCGATCCGCAGGATCTGCGGCTCTGGCTGGAGATCGACGGCGAGCGCGTCCAGTCCGGCTGGACCGGCGACATGTTCTTCGGCGTGGACGAGATCGTCGTCCATCTTTCGCAGTTCATGACGCTCCTGCCCGGGGACATCATCGCCACCGGAACCCCGGCGGGCATCGGCGCCGGCATGAAGCCGCCGCGCTTCCTGCGGGAAGGGCAGATGGTTCGTCTCGGCGGGACGGGGCTGGGCGAGCAGGCGCACCGTGTCACCGCCCCGTTCGGCACATGA
- a CDS encoding ABC transporter substrate-binding protein produces MMNRRQFLSQTAIAGSALSLGLAAGWGPALAQSDTLSIALASRTSNGMNPQKPGIAGADNWVIYQLFNQLVKSPLGKWATRPEEFEPNLAQSWEMSDDARTFTYALREGVQFHKGYGELTADDVVFTFGRHLDASIPTLNKVLYANIETVEALDPRTVRFVLRQPDPTFNGTCASQITASILSRRAFEEKGEGYDTDPIGTGPYQFQSVDQNRGLLLTAFPEHFDGPPATPNLQVSFIADTTARTLAFASGQLDMIEGVRAPGWLQTMRQRSADTIFDATEPGSFNELHLNLTRKPLDDLRVRQAIRYAINNEQIAAAFGELATPMVGVIAPQFEGSVTKDELPPELRYDYDPQKARALLAEAGHPDGITIPCYTSQREDYATISLMIQEQLRAAGITLDMQIVDHSTFRSDNRLDRNSLQLYSSSFPPVPTQPLVQMLSAAAAVKSDGSGQDNFSHYGVAMEGIDALMAEAENEPDFDRRIAIIKEAEKKILADLPTLGIITLSYVIARNPRVDLGYEVEGGPAYWSLARARRLA; encoded by the coding sequence ATGATGAACCGCAGGCAGTTCCTTTCGCAGACCGCGATCGCGGGCTCGGCACTTTCACTCGGCCTAGCGGCGGGATGGGGGCCCGCCCTGGCGCAGTCGGACACGTTGTCCATCGCCCTGGCGTCCCGGACGTCGAACGGCATGAACCCGCAGAAGCCCGGCATCGCCGGCGCCGACAACTGGGTCATCTACCAGCTCTTCAACCAGTTGGTGAAATCGCCGCTCGGCAAATGGGCGACGCGGCCGGAGGAGTTCGAGCCCAATCTCGCGCAGTCCTGGGAGATGTCGGACGACGCGCGCACCTTTACCTATGCGCTTCGGGAGGGCGTGCAGTTCCACAAGGGCTATGGCGAGCTGACGGCCGACGACGTCGTCTTCACCTTCGGCCGTCATCTGGACGCCTCGATCCCGACCCTGAACAAGGTGCTCTACGCCAATATCGAAACGGTGGAGGCGCTCGATCCGCGCACGGTGCGCTTCGTCCTCAGGCAGCCCGACCCCACGTTCAACGGCACCTGCGCCTCGCAGATCACCGCCAGCATCCTTTCGCGCAGGGCCTTCGAGGAGAAGGGCGAGGGCTACGACACCGATCCGATCGGGACCGGCCCCTACCAGTTCCAGTCCGTGGACCAGAATCGCGGCCTCCTGCTGACCGCCTTCCCGGAGCATTTCGACGGGCCGCCCGCCACGCCCAACCTCCAGGTCTCCTTCATCGCCGACACGACGGCGCGCACGCTCGCCTTCGCTTCCGGCCAGCTCGACATGATCGAGGGCGTGCGCGCGCCCGGCTGGCTCCAGACGATGCGCCAGCGCTCGGCCGACACCATCTTCGACGCCACCGAGCCCGGCAGCTTCAACGAGCTTCACCTCAACCTCACGCGCAAGCCTCTCGACGATCTGCGGGTGCGCCAAGCCATTCGCTACGCGATCAACAACGAGCAGATCGCCGCCGCATTCGGCGAGCTGGCCACGCCCATGGTCGGCGTCATCGCGCCGCAGTTCGAGGGCTCGGTGACGAAGGACGAGCTGCCGCCGGAGCTGCGCTACGACTACGACCCGCAGAAGGCCCGCGCCCTCCTGGCCGAGGCGGGGCATCCGGACGGCATCACCATCCCCTGCTACACCAGCCAGCGGGAGGACTACGCGACCATCAGCCTCATGATCCAGGAGCAGCTTCGGGCCGCCGGGATCACGCTCGACATGCAGATAGTCGATCATTCGACGTTCCGGTCCGACAACCGGCTGGATCGCAACAGCCTGCAGCTCTACTCGTCGAGCTTCCCGCCCGTCCCCACGCAGCCCTTGGTGCAGATGCTGTCCGCCGCCGCCGCCGTCAAATCCGACGGGAGCGGGCAGGACAATTTCAGCCATTACGGCGTCGCCATGGAGGGTATCGACGCGCTGATGGCGGAGGCGGAGAACGAGCCGGATTTCGACCGGCGGATCGCCATCATCAAGGAAGCCGAGAAGAAGATCCTCGCCGATCTGCCGACCCTGGGCATCATCACGCTGTCCTACGTCATCGCCCGCAACCCGCGCGTCGATCTGGGCTACGAGGTCGAGGGCGGCCCGGCCTACTGGTCCCTGGCCCGGGCCAGGCGACTGGCCTGA
- a CDS encoding NAD-dependent succinate-semialdehyde dehydrogenase gives MNAIQKISAALSFDIASIPTDLMIGGQWRKGRGGDRLEVIDPSTGARIADVANASIEDAMDAVRAAHEAGPGWAATPPRKRSDILRRCFELMMERRQMLAELISLENGKALSDAQGEVAYAAEFFRWFSEEAVRLNGEIYTAPSGANKIVVEHQPIGVAVLVTPWNFPAAMATRKIAPALAAGCTCVLKPATETPLTAYALAALYAEAGVPDGVVNVVTTGRAGATVSAMLHDPRVRKLSFTGSTEVGRRLLHEAADTVVSCSMELGGNAPFIVFDDADLDKAIEGAMVAKMRNGGEACTAANRFFVQKGILEAFSTRLAERMGAMALGPGYDAATQCGPVINAEALERIDGLVRDAEGRGARTLTGGRRADREGFYFPPTVLCDVPAEASITAEEIFGPIAAIASFETEEEAIARANDTEYGLISYVFTEDLGRAMRVAEKLDSGMVGVNRGLVSDPAAPFGGTKQSGLGREGAHHGIMEFCETKYIAVTW, from the coding sequence ATGAATGCGATCCAGAAGATTTCCGCGGCGCTCAGCTTCGACATCGCCTCGATTCCCACCGACCTGATGATCGGAGGGCAGTGGCGGAAGGGCCGCGGCGGCGACCGGCTCGAGGTGATCGACCCGTCCACCGGCGCCCGGATCGCCGATGTCGCGAACGCCTCGATCGAGGACGCGATGGACGCCGTGCGGGCCGCGCACGAGGCCGGGCCGGGCTGGGCGGCGACGCCGCCGCGCAAGCGCTCCGACATCCTGCGCCGCTGCTTCGAGCTGATGATGGAGCGCCGCCAGATGCTGGCCGAGCTGATCAGCCTGGAGAACGGCAAGGCGCTGAGCGACGCGCAGGGCGAGGTGGCCTATGCGGCCGAGTTCTTCCGCTGGTTCTCCGAGGAAGCGGTGCGCCTGAACGGCGAAATCTACACGGCGCCGAGCGGCGCCAACAAGATCGTGGTGGAGCACCAGCCCATCGGCGTCGCCGTGCTGGTGACGCCCTGGAACTTCCCCGCCGCCATGGCCACGCGCAAGATCGCGCCGGCGCTGGCCGCCGGCTGCACCTGTGTGCTGAAGCCCGCGACGGAGACCCCGCTCACCGCCTACGCGCTCGCCGCGCTCTATGCGGAGGCCGGCGTCCCGGACGGTGTCGTCAACGTCGTCACCACCGGCCGCGCGGGCGCGACGGTCAGCGCCATGCTGCACGACCCGCGCGTGCGCAAGCTTTCCTTCACCGGCTCCACCGAGGTGGGGCGCCGGCTCCTTCACGAGGCGGCCGACACCGTCGTCTCCTGCTCCATGGAGCTGGGCGGCAACGCCCCCTTCATCGTCTTCGACGATGCCGATCTCGACAAGGCCATCGAGGGCGCGATGGTCGCCAAGATGCGCAATGGCGGCGAGGCCTGCACGGCGGCCAACCGCTTCTTCGTCCAGAAGGGCATTCTGGAGGCGTTCTCGACGCGGTTGGCCGAACGCATGGGCGCCATGGCGCTCGGGCCCGGCTACGATGCGGCCACGCAGTGCGGCCCGGTGATCAACGCCGAGGCGCTGGAGCGGATCGACGGCCTCGTTCGCGATGCGGAGGGGCGCGGGGCGCGCACGCTGACGGGCGGCCGGCGGGCGGATCGCGAGGGCTTCTATTTCCCGCCCACCGTCCTGTGCGACGTTCCCGCCGAAGCGAGCATCACGGCCGAGGAGATCTTCGGCCCGATCGCGGCCATCGCCTCCTTCGAGACGGAGGAAGAGGCGATCGCGCGGGCGAACGACACCGAGTACGGCCTGATCTCCTACGTCTTCACCGAAGACCTCGGCCGCGCCATGCGCGTGGCCGAGAAGCTCGACAGCGGAATGGTGGGCGTGAACCGGGGGCTCGTGTCCGACCCGGCCGCCCCCTTCGGCGGCACCAAGCAGAGCGGGCTCGGCCGGGAGGGCGCCCATCACGGCATCATGGAGTTCTGTGAGACCAAATACATCGCCGTCACCTGGTAG
- a CDS encoding iron-containing alcohol dehydrogenase → MPNFGTLRVPRNIVFGAGQRRAVAGYGRELGSRALIVTDERLGADRELRDLVDALAAAGVRSRVFAGTMAELPLDCLGAGCKAGASFGADLVIGFGGGSCLDAGKVIALILAHGGQPKDYYGEFAVPGPILPVIALPTTAGTGSEVTPVAVVGDPERAVKVGIASPHLIPHTAICDPELTYSCPPGLTAASGADAMTHAIEAFTNLRREATGSVVHEHVFVGKNALSDHFALLAISHLAAGLKRACDEGGDIEARERVMLGSLSAGLAFGTAGTAAAHAVQYPVGAMTHTAHGVGVAVMMPYVMAFNRDHCEGALAEIARAMGLASDEGTVSGAAVAAVEGVRSLFASIGIPRTIAELGVREDQLALVAEQALGSVRLVKNNPRPLDAASMRLLVDAAFHGGDPLADIPFSETRKAS, encoded by the coding sequence ATGCCGAACTTCGGGACCTTGCGCGTTCCGCGCAACATCGTCTTCGGGGCCGGGCAGCGCCGCGCCGTGGCGGGCTACGGGCGCGAGCTGGGCTCCCGGGCGCTGATCGTCACCGACGAGCGCCTCGGGGCCGATCGGGAGCTGCGCGACCTTGTGGACGCGCTCGCCGCCGCCGGCGTCCGGTCCCGCGTGTTCGCGGGCACCATGGCCGAGCTTCCGCTCGACTGCCTGGGGGCCGGCTGCAAGGCGGGCGCAAGCTTCGGCGCCGACCTCGTCATCGGCTTCGGCGGCGGAAGCTGCCTGGACGCGGGGAAGGTCATCGCGTTGATCCTCGCCCATGGCGGCCAGCCGAAGGACTATTACGGCGAGTTCGCCGTGCCCGGGCCCATCCTGCCGGTGATCGCGTTGCCGACGACCGCCGGAACGGGTTCGGAAGTGACCCCGGTCGCGGTGGTGGGCGATCCCGAGCGGGCCGTGAAGGTGGGCATCGCCAGCCCCCACCTCATCCCCCACACGGCGATCTGCGATCCCGAGCTGACCTATTCCTGCCCGCCGGGCCTGACGGCCGCCTCGGGCGCGGACGCCATGACCCATGCGATCGAGGCGTTCACCAATCTTCGCCGCGAGGCGACGGGAAGCGTCGTCCATGAGCATGTCTTCGTGGGCAAGAACGCGCTGAGCGACCATTTCGCGCTTCTGGCCATCTCGCATCTGGCCGCCGGCTTGAAGCGCGCCTGCGACGAGGGCGGCGACATCGAGGCGCGAGAGCGCGTCATGCTCGGCTCCCTCTCGGCGGGCCTTGCCTTCGGCACCGCGGGCACGGCGGCCGCGCACGCCGTCCAGTATCCGGTGGGCGCCATGACGCACACCGCGCACGGTGTCGGCGTGGCCGTGATGATGCCCTATGTGATGGCCTTCAATCGCGACCACTGCGAGGGCGCCCTTGCCGAGATCGCAAGGGCCATGGGGCTGGCGAGTGACGAGGGAACCGTGTCCGGCGCGGCAGTCGCCGCCGTGGAGGGGGTGCGCTCGCTGTTCGCCTCGATCGGCATTCCGCGCACCATCGCCGAGCTGGGGGTTCGCGAGGACCAGCTCGCCCTCGTCGCCGAGCAGGCGCTCGGCAGCGTGCGCCTCGTCAAGAACAATCCTCGCCCGCTCGACGCCGCGTCCATGCGGCTTCTCGTGGATGCCGCCTTCCATGGCGGTGATCCGCTCGCGGACATCCCGTTTTCCGAAACGCGAAAGGCTAGCTGA